A stretch of the Elephas maximus indicus isolate mEleMax1 chromosome 3, mEleMax1 primary haplotype, whole genome shotgun sequence genome encodes the following:
- the RGS4 gene encoding regulator of G-protein signaling 4 isoform X2: MCKGLAGLPASCLRSAKDMKHRLGFLLQKSDSCEHSSSHSKKDKVVICQRVSQEEVKKWAESLENLINHECELGCLHQGRDKSEHAGTYNNLLR; encoded by the exons ATGTGCAAAGGACTCGCAGGTCTTCCAGCTTCTTGCTTGAGGAG TGCAAAAGATATGAAGCATCGGCTAGGTTTCCTGCTGCAGAAGTCGGACTCCTGTGAACACAGTTCTTCCCACAGCAAGAAGGACAAAGTTGTCATTTGCCAGAG GGTGAGCCAAGAGGAAGTCAAGAAATGGGCTGAATCCTTGGAAAACCTGATTAACCATGAAT GTGAACTTGGATGCTTGCACCAGGGAAGAGACAAGTCGGAACATGCTGGAACCTACAATAACCTGCTTCGATGA
- the RGS4 gene encoding regulator of G-protein signaling 4 isoform X1 produces the protein MCKGLAGLPASCLRSAKDMKHRLGFLLQKSDSCEHSSSHSKKDKVVICQRVSQEEVKKWAESLENLINHECGLAAFKAFLKSEYSEENIDFWISCEEYKKIKSPSKLSPKAKKIYNEFISVQATKEVNLDACTREETSRNMLEPTITCFDEAQKKIFNLMEKDSYRRFLKSQFYLDLANPSNCGSEKQKGAKSPVDCASLVPQCA, from the exons ATGTGCAAAGGACTCGCAGGTCTTCCAGCTTCTTGCTTGAGGAG TGCAAAAGATATGAAGCATCGGCTAGGTTTCCTGCTGCAGAAGTCGGACTCCTGTGAACACAGTTCTTCCCACAGCAAGAAGGACAAAGTTGTCATTTGCCAGAG GGTGAGCCAAGAGGAAGTCAAGAAATGGGCTGAATCCTTGGAAAACCTGATTAACCATGAAT GTGGGCTGGCAGCTTTCAAAGCTTTCTTGAAGTCCGAATACAGTGAGGAAAACATTGATTTCTGGATCAGCTGTGAAGAGTACAAGAAAATCAAATCACCCTCCAAACTAAGTCCCAAGGCCAAAAAGATCTATAACGAATTCATCTCAGTCCAGGCAACAAAAGAG GTGAACTTGGATGCTTGCACCAGGGAAGAGACAAGTCGGAACATGCTGGAACCTACAATAACCTGCTTCGATGAGGCCCAGAAGAAGATTTTTAACCTAATGGAGAAGGATTCATACCGCCGCTTCCTCAAGTCCCAATTCTATCTTGATTTGGCCAACCCTTCCAACTGTGGGTCAGAAAAGCAGAAAGGAGCCAAGAGTCCTGTAGACTGTGCTTCCCTGGTCCCTCAGTGTGCCTAA